The DNA sequence GCATCATATCGTCTTCGCCAATGAAAAGGGCGGGACCGGCAAATCGACCACTGCCGTGCACACCGCGATCGCCTTGACCGCGCTCGGCTACAAGGTCGGCATGATCGACCTCGATCCGCGCCAGCGCACCGTCACCCGCTACATGGAAAATCGCGCCGAAACGGCCCGCCGCCGCGGCATCGACCTCCCCGCGCCCGACTTTGCCGTGCTGAAGGGCGACACGATCGAAGCGCTGGAGGAAGAAGCCGCCGCCGTCGCCCAGGGCAAGGATTTCCTGGTCGTCGACACCCCCGGCCGCGACGACCTGTTCGCCCGCCACATGGCCGCCCGCGCCAACACGCTGGTGACGCCGATGAACGACAGCTTCGTCGACTTCGACCTCATCGGACAGGTGGACGCGGAAACTTTCAAGGTCCGCCGCCTGTCCTTCTATTCCGAACTCATCTTCGAAGCGCGCAAGACTCGCGCCAAGGCGGATGGCGTCTCGATCGACTGGGTCGTGCTACGCAACCGCGTCCAGCACCATGATGCCCGCAACAAGAAGCGCGTGGGCGATGCCCTCATGGAACTCTCCCGCCGCGTCGGTTTCCGCGTGATTCCGGGCCTGTCCGAACGCGTCATCTTCCGCGAACTCTTTCCCTCGGGCCTCACCCTGCTCGACAAGGGGCATCTCGGCGACCTTGGCGTCAGCCACATCGCCGCGCGCCAGGAACTGCGCGAGATGGTGTCCGGCCTTGCTCTCCCCGCTCGTGAGGAAAATTCGCCGGTCGATCTCCTCGGCGCGGCCTGATGGGCCTTTTCGCCTTTCTTCTTCTCGGGCTTGCCGCCTGGCTCATCTGGACGGGACGATTGCAGCGCATGAGTGTGAAGGATGGCATGGTGCTCGGCGGCGCGCTGGTCGGCGCGGTCATGGCGGCCAAGGGCAAACCGCTAGCCGGAGCGCCCCTGCTCCTCGGTGCGGCACTCTTCTTCCTGTCCCAATCGCGGCAGAAGAAAAGGCGATCCGCCGCCACCCCGCCCAAGGCGCCACCCGAAGCCCCCAGCATCGCAAGGGCACGCGCCCTCCTCGGCGTCCCCGAAGACGCCGATGAGACCATGATCCGTTCCGCCCACCGGCGTCTGATCGCCTCGGTCCATCCCGATCGCGGCGGCACCGAAGCGCTGGCGGCGGAAATCAACGCCGCCCGCGACCTGCTACTCGCCGAACCCGAGAAAAAAGAAGCCGCCCGCCGCCGCTAAGGCTGTAGAACAGAGCTCATGTCCCACCGCTTCCATCCCTCGCTGCTCCGCGAATATGACATGCGCGGTATAGTCGGCAAAACCTTGGGAGAGGAAGACGCCTACGCGCTGGGCCGCAGCTTCGGCACGATCGTCAGGCGCAATGGCGGATCATCGGTCGCGGTCGGCTATGACGGCCGCCTCAGCTCACCGATGCTCGAAGCGGCCGTGGTCAACGGCCTCGCCGACAGCGGCACCAACGCCCTGCGCATCGGCCTCGGCCCCACGCCAATGCTCTATTATGCCGAAGCGACGCTCGATGTTGATGGCGGCATCCAGATAACCGGCAGCCATAATCCCGCCGATCACAATGGCTTCAAGCTGGTACTTGCGCATGAAGCCTTTTTTGGCGCGGACATCATGCGGCTTGGCGCCATCGCCGCTGCGGGCGATTGGGAACAAGGAAACGGCATTCGCTCCACCATCGACATCATGGACCAATATGTCGCCCGCCTGATGGAGGGGTTCGACGGCGGCGCGCTCCGCATCGCCTGGGACGCAGGCAGTGGCGCCGCAGGTCCGGTCGTGGACAAGCTCGTCCAGCTGCTGCCGGGTGAGCACCACACGCTTTTCACCGAAATAGACGGCAATTTTCCCCATCATCACCCCGATCCGACGATCGAGGCGAATCTGCACGACCTGCGCGCCCTTGTCCTCGCCAACAACCTCCATTTCGGACTGGCTTTCGACGGGGACGGCGACCGGATCGGCGTGGTCGATGGACAGGGGCGCACCATCTGGGGCGACCAGCTGCTCTCCTTGTTCGCCGAACCCGTGTTGCTGGACAGGCCCGGTGCCACCATCGTCGCCGACGTGAAATCCAGCCAGGCGCTGTTCGATCGCGTCACGGCGCTGGGCGGCACGCCGCTGATGTGGAAAACCGGCCACAGCCTCATCAAATCGAAGATGAAGCAGATCGGCAGCCCATTAGGCGGCGAAATGACCGGCCACATCTTCTTCGCTGATGATTATTACGGCTTCGACGATGGCCTTTACGCCGCCGTGCGCCTTATCCGGCTGGTCAGCCGCCTCGGTAAGAGCCTGACCGCTCTTCATGACGCACTGCCGCCGCTGGTAAACACGCCCGAATTACGATTCCCGGTGGATGAAGACCGGAAATTCGCGATCGTCGCAGAAATAGTTTCGCGCTTGCGAGCGGCAGGCGCGAGCCTCAACGCCATCGACGGCGCCCGGGTCACCACCGAAGACGGATGGTGGCTGCTGCGCGCATCCAACACGCAGGCGGAACTGGTGGCCAGAATCGAATCGACGAATCAGCAGGGGCTCGATCGCCTGCGGGCTGATCTTTTTCGCCATTTGTCCGAATCAGTGCTAGATTTTCAGGGTTGAGCCGCAGCGCCACAGCCGATCATTCACAAAAACTCCCTCAATCGGCATTCCCATTTCCGCTACGGATTCCGCCCAATTGTTGACAGTTGCAATAAACGCAACCGTGTACTTGTCTTTCGCAGTTGCGAAAGAAAGCGTTGGCCCGCAAAGAGGACAGGCCTTTCAGGCATCCTCTCCTAAAACTTCCAAGCCGTCCTTCGGGGCGGCTTTTTTTTCGTCCCGGTGGGATGCATTCCTGCCGAACGGGAAATTAACCATATCGCTGCCATAGGCCGTGATGATATTGCGTGCCCGGCGCGCAAACGGGATTTCAAAAGGGGAATTGCATGTTTTCAAGCCGCCGCATTGCCACCACCTTCCTGTCTGTGGGCTTTCTGGCGCTTCCCATGCCCGCGCTCGCCGGCGGCTTCTATCTGCAGGAACAATCGCCCAAGGAAACGGGCAGGGCGCTTTCGGGTGCCGGTGCGGCGGCGGATGACCCGTCGGCCATCTATTTCAATCCGGCCGCGATTACCGAACTTCCCGGCGTGCAATTGTCCGCTGGCGCCGTGGCGCTTTTCGCCACCGCTCAGCAATCGAACCAGGGCAGCAATCGCACCGTGCCAGGCTTTCCGGGCGCCACTGTGCCGATCACAGGCAATTCGGGCGGCAACCCGTTCGACAAGGTCATTCCCGTGCCCAGCTTCTATGTCACGGGTCAGGTCACAGACCGGCTGTGGCTCGGCGCGGGCGTCAACGCCCCCTTCGGCCTCAAGCTGGATTATGACTCCGGCTTCTTCGGCCGTTATGAATCGCTCCACACCGACCTTAAGGCTTATAATGTTCAGGCGTCCGCCGCTTATAAGCTGGACGATCATTTCTCCATCGGCGGCGGCGTGGATGTCCAATATGTGAAGGTCACGCTGACCAACGCCCTGCCGCAACTTTCGCCCCTGATCACGACCGATGGCCTCGCCCGCGTGACGGGCAAGGATTGGACGCTGGGCTGGAATGCGGGCTTCTTCTATACCAATGGCGACACCAATGTCGGCATCTCTTATCGCTCTGGCATGGGGCACCGTCTGACCGGTACGCAGACGATTTCGGGCCTCCAAGGTCTGCTGGCGCCGCAAAATGGCAGCAGCGATGCCACCGCGCCGCTTGAACTGCCTGACATCGTGACCGTCGGCTTCATGCATCGGCTGACCCCCAGCCTTCGCGCCATGATCAGCGCGCGCTGGTATAATTGGTCGGTCTTCAAATCGATCGCCATCACGGCGGCGGGCCGCACCTCGGTCAAGGAACTGGATTACAAGGACAGCTACAGCGTCAGCCTGGGCGGCGAATATG is a window from the Sphingobium sp. Cam5-1 genome containing:
- a CDS encoding division plane positioning ATPase MipZ; protein product: MGPNTQTHHIVFANEKGGTGKSTTAVHTAIALTALGYKVGMIDLDPRQRTVTRYMENRAETARRRGIDLPAPDFAVLKGDTIEALEEEAAAVAQGKDFLVVDTPGRDDLFARHMAARANTLVTPMNDSFVDFDLIGQVDAETFKVRRLSFYSELIFEARKTRAKADGVSIDWVVLRNRVQHHDARNKKRVGDALMELSRRVGFRVIPGLSERVIFRELFPSGLTLLDKGHLGDLGVSHIAARQELREMVSGLALPAREENSPVDLLGAA
- a CDS encoding DnaJ domain-containing protein yields the protein MGLFAFLLLGLAAWLIWTGRLQRMSVKDGMVLGGALVGAVMAAKGKPLAGAPLLLGAALFFLSQSRQKKRRSAATPPKAPPEAPSIARARALLGVPEDADETMIRSAHRRLIASVHPDRGGTEALAAEINAARDLLLAEPEKKEAARRR
- the pgmG gene encoding phosphoglucomutase/phosphomannomutase PgmG; amino-acid sequence: MSHRFHPSLLREYDMRGIVGKTLGEEDAYALGRSFGTIVRRNGGSSVAVGYDGRLSSPMLEAAVVNGLADSGTNALRIGLGPTPMLYYAEATLDVDGGIQITGSHNPADHNGFKLVLAHEAFFGADIMRLGAIAAAGDWEQGNGIRSTIDIMDQYVARLMEGFDGGALRIAWDAGSGAAGPVVDKLVQLLPGEHHTLFTEIDGNFPHHHPDPTIEANLHDLRALVLANNLHFGLAFDGDGDRIGVVDGQGRTIWGDQLLSLFAEPVLLDRPGATIVADVKSSQALFDRVTALGGTPLMWKTGHSLIKSKMKQIGSPLGGEMTGHIFFADDYYGFDDGLYAAVRLIRLVSRLGKSLTALHDALPPLVNTPELRFPVDEDRKFAIVAEIVSRLRAAGASLNAIDGARVTTEDGWWLLRASNTQAELVARIESTNQQGLDRLRADLFRHLSESVLDFQG
- a CDS encoding OmpP1/FadL family transporter, translated to MFSSRRIATTFLSVGFLALPMPALAGGFYLQEQSPKETGRALSGAGAAADDPSAIYFNPAAITELPGVQLSAGAVALFATAQQSNQGSNRTVPGFPGATVPITGNSGGNPFDKVIPVPSFYVTGQVTDRLWLGAGVNAPFGLKLDYDSGFFGRYESLHTDLKAYNVQASAAYKLDDHFSIGGGVDVQYVKVTLTNALPQLSPLITTDGLARVTGKDWTLGWNAGFFYTNGDTNVGISYRSGMGHRLTGTQTISGLQGLLAPQNGSSDATAPLELPDIVTVGFMHRLTPSLRAMISARWYNWSVFKSIAITAAGRTSVKELDYKDSYSVSLGGEYDVSPALTLRAGTMFDRSPTKPQHLTTRVPDGDRAWLSAGATYNVSPAIGLNLSYAHNFVEKANIIRPESYYAGTPAATTVTTLSRTSGNADQIAASVTARF